The following are encoded together in the Micromonospora lupini genome:
- a CDS encoding TIGR03089 family protein: MQSHATADRTVPPAAAESPLLSYRDEATGERVDLTAQQVGVWAARSASLLRDGCGLGPGSRVAVLLPPHWRTAAVLLGAWACGLAVSFRPRATAGLAVLEPGGDRPFDAVLVTPERQDDWLEDVPDAPHRYLVGTGPGRLADVPLGWLDWSAEVLRHSDVTPDHTAIHPSDPATADGTTYGQWGALAREFATMLDLQAGDRLLVDAAETEQPLKWLLAPLSAGASVVISANLDPARRDAIVAAEQVTRVL; the protein is encoded by the coding sequence ATGCAGTCACACGCCACGGCCGACCGCACGGTCCCGCCCGCCGCTGCCGAGAGCCCACTGCTCAGCTACCGCGACGAGGCGACAGGCGAACGCGTCGACCTGACCGCACAGCAGGTAGGCGTCTGGGCGGCGCGTAGCGCGAGCCTCCTGCGGGATGGCTGCGGTCTCGGCCCCGGCAGCCGCGTAGCGGTGCTGCTGCCGCCGCACTGGCGTACCGCCGCGGTGTTGTTGGGCGCCTGGGCCTGCGGCCTGGCGGTGTCGTTCCGGCCGCGCGCCACGGCGGGCCTTGCGGTGCTGGAGCCCGGCGGTGACAGGCCGTTCGACGCGGTCCTCGTGACTCCCGAGCGGCAGGACGACTGGCTGGAGGACGTGCCGGACGCCCCGCACCGCTACCTGGTCGGCACCGGGCCGGGGCGGCTGGCCGACGTGCCGCTGGGCTGGCTGGACTGGTCCGCCGAGGTGCTCCGCCACTCCGACGTCACGCCCGACCACACAGCCATCCACCCGTCGGACCCGGCGACCGCGGACGGCACGACCTACGGCCAGTGGGGAGCGCTCGCGCGGGAGTTCGCCACGATGCTGGACCTGCAGGCCGGCGATCGGCTGCTTGTCGACGCCGCCGAGACCGAGCAGCCGCTGAAGTGGTTGCTCGCGCCGCTGTCGGCGGGCGCTTCAGTGGTCATCAGCGCCAACCTCGACCCGGCGCGACGGGACGCGATCGTCGCCGCCGAACAGGTCACCCGGGTCCTCTGA
- a CDS encoding carboxymuconolactone decarboxylase family protein: MDARFNMFENEFAMKFFKRFANVGMVLQQSPLPKSTQELVSLRASQINGCGWCIDTHAKEAAAAGESAVRLSLVAAWRESTVFTEAEQAALALAEEGTRLADAYQGVSDETWAQVRKHYDDDQVAALVALVALINAANRLAVIVHQRGGSYEPGTLAAAFG, encoded by the coding sequence ATGGACGCCAGGTTCAACATGTTCGAGAACGAGTTCGCCATGAAGTTCTTCAAGCGGTTCGCCAACGTCGGCATGGTGCTGCAGCAGTCGCCGCTGCCGAAGTCCACGCAGGAGCTGGTGTCGCTGCGGGCGAGCCAGATCAACGGCTGCGGCTGGTGCATCGACACGCACGCCAAGGAGGCCGCGGCGGCCGGCGAGAGCGCGGTTCGACTCAGCCTGGTCGCGGCCTGGCGTGAGTCCACAGTTTTCACTGAGGCCGAGCAGGCCGCGCTCGCGCTCGCCGAGGAGGGCACCCGGCTCGCCGACGCCTACCAGGGCGTGTCCGACGAGACCTGGGCTCAGGTGCGCAAGCACTACGACGACGACCAGGTCGCCGCGCTTGTCGCGCTTGTCGCCCTGATCAATGCGGCCAACCGGCTCGCCGTGATCGTGCACCAGCGGGGCGGCTCCTACGAGCCCGGCACGTTGGCCGCCGCGTTCGGCTGA
- a CDS encoding RNA polymerase sigma-70 factor: MPQTAPDDRPDRATEAFLAHRNLLFTVAYEMLGSAADAEDVLQDTWLRWAGVDLGAVHDQRAYLVRITTRQALTRLRTLGRRKESYVGSWLPEPLLTAPDVAEDVALADSVSMAVLLVLETLAPTERAVFVLREVFDLEYDEIAEAVDKSPAAVRQIAHRARAHVSARRPRQVVSAAEARRALDAFKRAVDMGDLQGLLDILAPDVVFLGDGGGIKQAVPQPILGADKVARALASFWGKVASSTSWRPAQVNGYPALIVHLDGELDTVVAVRIDGGLITGIYAVRNPEKLSHMQRENALSR; the protein is encoded by the coding sequence ATGCCGCAGACCGCACCCGACGACCGGCCGGACCGGGCCACCGAGGCATTCCTCGCCCACCGCAACCTGCTCTTCACCGTCGCGTACGAGATGCTCGGCTCGGCCGCCGACGCCGAGGACGTACTCCAGGACACCTGGCTGCGGTGGGCGGGCGTCGACCTGGGCGCAGTCCACGACCAGCGCGCCTACCTGGTCCGCATCACCACCCGCCAGGCGCTCACCAGGCTGCGGACGCTCGGTCGTCGCAAGGAGTCCTACGTCGGATCCTGGCTGCCCGAGCCGCTGCTCACCGCGCCCGACGTGGCCGAGGACGTCGCGCTTGCCGACAGCGTCTCGATGGCCGTGCTGCTGGTGCTGGAGACGCTCGCGCCTACCGAACGGGCGGTGTTCGTGCTGCGCGAGGTGTTCGACCTCGAGTACGACGAGATCGCCGAAGCCGTCGACAAGAGCCCCGCCGCCGTCCGCCAGATCGCGCACCGTGCCCGGGCACACGTCTCGGCCCGCAGGCCCCGCCAGGTCGTCTCCGCGGCGGAGGCCCGGCGCGCGCTCGACGCGTTCAAGCGGGCGGTCGACATGGGCGATCTGCAGGGCCTGCTCGACATCCTCGCGCCGGATGTGGTGTTTCTCGGCGACGGTGGCGGGATCAAACAGGCCGTCCCGCAGCCCATCCTCGGTGCCGACAAGGTCGCCCGCGCGCTGGCATCTTTCTGGGGCAAGGTCGCGAGCAGCACGTCGTGGCGGCCCGCGCAGGTCAACGGCTACCCGGCGCTGATCGTCCACCTCGACGGCGAGCTGGACACCGTCGTGGCCGTGCGCATCGACGGCGGCCTGATCACCGGGATCTACGCTGTCCGCAATCCGGAGAAGCTGTCCCACATGCAGCGGGAGAACGCCCTGAGCCGCTGA
- a CDS encoding winged helix-turn-helix domain-containing protein — MPIPPTMSELIDDLLRRIETGEFQRGSKIPSTQQLSDHYDVSVSTIHRAVATLREQGVLVGRPGRGVFVAESS, encoded by the coding sequence GTGCCGATTCCGCCGACCATGAGTGAGTTGATCGACGATCTGCTGAGGCGGATCGAGACGGGCGAGTTCCAGCGCGGATCAAAGATTCCGTCCACCCAGCAGTTGTCCGACCACTACGACGTGTCGGTCTCGACGATCCATCGGGCGGTGGCGACGTTGCGGGAGCAGGGTGTGCTGGTCGGCCGCCCGGGTCGCGGCGTCTTCGTTGCGGAGTCCAGCTAG
- a CDS encoding carbohydrate-binding protein, whose translation MTHAPRARRKRTRGLLSAVALLLIAGPATTLSPTLAGAQTVPTSGNTPLISLQDGQNIEGKVPVVVEPVTENDSVTTLAVDGDRIAADKTAGTAHFAFEMGGNGTEARYRNYITVNGHTAEADRIYLPDIPGGQVGTLDFPGDWLKPGANTVTVQAGANWVDTTTKTAVGYEELPNGEGGRCPNYDDYALSSISLSLLGVVADGEQNLFSYSFGDGTCGSSAKLLNQALTFVISGEPGSTSGLRTDLDTTKLTNGTHTVSATTLSGAKTSVTVDVNNSPAGAAVVTPGDGARIRGTRPVIAALPTGGKDHVESLAIDDKPAENAEALATGTATLGLRVEAGNSIEARYQNYALVNGHRVDLGGDYGATGAEDLRLAFPTRFLHLGDNVVEVRTGDYNGTLNGATCANHDDFTLNRAATSLTLSTAGTVTAGTTYVVTTSGTTVTKAETTAATLALGDGTCAANRDAELHFTIDGAPTTRTVDTLGSGGDAHLKVFVGGNGSDNGYDNKVLINGIPLEIGMWEKETADLAFPNEWLVPGVNAVEFVAGNDHGSAKPGGCDNFDDFTLRDFQLLPTDAKATPLTRSTAQTTVTIGSASYPAGSQVTTYLGDGTCGSSYNAVLTKVVLFDVTAPDGAALPALGMRADVDTTTIADGAHTIKAVVGDKTSTRRFTTDNTAPEIESSVPAAGQRLTSTVALNLKIKDASGVVGTPVITLDGAAAKQGDQIGHGLPAGAHVISLTATDALGNTATREVRFSSASIPDVPTELNSTVKNTDPLSAELSARIPGAEGVGLTATFTKADVVLPTGGYQGEAADVPTTLDVQHDKNVDVASLRPLDGATIDTPSSRGVIFQRYDLPLGATKQEPTLRWSGTIDPARIVALRAWDPATRKWVVLTSSRGQAGQDTVLTAQIEAGYRDGGVVHVLVTGEDPFADDLSPHDATAQNDKDHFEDPASYDFSLAHFTDTQYVTEGAAGGTYDDFDGNAEPSDVETAEEQAIWSAAYRDQMQWIADNAASRKIAYAAHTGDVIENDYYDPLAKNPDGSLKRPGLHEQVEKELSTASGFQKILDDNGVVNQVIAGNHDDQLGAETGPTSRFSRTFSADRYYGTAKGWPKGTEYHAWDEKTNADGSVTPGRDNQNNYLLFSAGGLDFVAVGLSYGVTPAEAKWADSIFKRYKDRNGILLSHDYLKPSPNPDGRGADFSAPDGSPLFKQVVETNPNVFLVLAGHEHGVGTNLKSKIGVTVSHDVVELLADYQFYTVTAAELWPTRVAPDGTIDVNGDGTPDHKATDRLQFGASFLRLLQFDVDRAEMHIDTYSPFLKNFGATEYDVRQDGSQPKPRYNGSEDNLTLPVDLSTRKTSFTTDSLAAYVPSGTIGTDEVTSNGVATATWDKLLPGTSYGWIVSAKSADGGEAVAQPAVFTIAKQVPTMTVTAAPTTWGTAATVTVQVAAGSTPATGAVELREGTTVRGSATLTNGTATFTLPVGLAGGQHTLTASYAGDDHLAPVEATAVLTVNLPAQWSSSTVYNDGDRVTYQGRVFRASWYTKNQKPGADPNGAWQEIAMTEDGTAIWTASRIFNSGDVAMYDGRKWRAQWYTRNQKPGDRNGSWEEIAPTPPDNSPAAWTLTRVYNAGDRVSFKGHVYEAKWWTRGQEPGDKNGPWKLIK comes from the coding sequence ATGACGCACGCACCACGTGCGCGTAGGAAGCGAACACGCGGACTCCTGTCCGCGGTGGCGCTCCTGCTCATCGCCGGACCGGCGACGACCCTCAGCCCCACCCTCGCAGGAGCGCAGACGGTCCCGACCAGCGGAAACACGCCACTGATCAGCCTGCAGGACGGGCAGAACATCGAGGGTAAGGTCCCCGTCGTCGTCGAGCCGGTCACCGAGAACGACTCGGTCACCACCCTCGCCGTCGACGGCGACCGGATCGCCGCCGACAAGACCGCCGGCACCGCGCACTTCGCCTTCGAGATGGGCGGCAACGGCACCGAGGCCCGCTACCGCAACTACATCACTGTGAACGGCCACACCGCCGAGGCCGACCGGATCTACCTCCCGGACATCCCGGGCGGGCAGGTCGGCACGCTCGACTTTCCCGGTGACTGGCTGAAGCCCGGCGCGAACACCGTCACCGTCCAGGCCGGAGCGAACTGGGTCGACACGACCACCAAGACCGCCGTCGGCTACGAGGAGTTGCCGAACGGTGAGGGTGGCCGCTGCCCCAACTACGACGACTACGCGTTGAGCAGCATCAGCCTCAGCCTGCTCGGCGTGGTCGCCGACGGCGAGCAGAACCTGTTCAGCTACAGCTTCGGCGACGGCACCTGCGGCAGCTCCGCGAAGCTGCTCAACCAGGCCCTGACCTTCGTCATCTCCGGCGAGCCGGGCAGCACCTCCGGCCTGCGTACCGACCTGGACACCACGAAGCTGACAAACGGTACGCACACGGTAAGCGCGACCACCCTGTCGGGCGCGAAGACGTCCGTGACAGTCGACGTCAACAACTCACCGGCAGGCGCTGCGGTCGTCACCCCCGGTGACGGTGCCCGTATCCGTGGCACGCGCCCGGTCATCGCCGCGCTGCCCACCGGCGGCAAGGACCACGTCGAGTCGCTGGCCATCGACGACAAGCCCGCCGAGAACGCGGAGGCGTTGGCCACCGGCACCGCCACCCTCGGCCTCCGGGTCGAGGCAGGCAACTCCATCGAGGCCCGCTACCAGAACTACGCGCTTGTCAACGGCCACCGTGTCGACCTCGGCGGCGACTACGGCGCCACCGGGGCGGAGGACCTCAGGCTGGCGTTCCCGACCCGGTTCCTGCACCTCGGTGACAACGTCGTCGAGGTCCGCACCGGCGACTACAACGGCACCCTGAACGGCGCGACCTGCGCCAACCACGACGACTTCACCCTCAACCGGGCGGCGACGAGCCTCACCCTGAGCACGGCCGGCACGGTGACGGCCGGCACCACGTACGTCGTCACCACAAGCGGCACGACCGTGACGAAGGCGGAGACGACAGCCGCCACGCTGGCGCTGGGCGACGGCACCTGCGCGGCCAACAGGGATGCCGAACTCCACTTCACCATCGACGGTGCGCCGACGACCCGTACTGTCGACACCCTCGGCAGCGGGGGCGACGCGCACCTGAAGGTGTTCGTCGGCGGCAACGGCAGCGACAACGGGTACGACAACAAGGTGCTGATCAACGGCATCCCGCTGGAGATCGGCATGTGGGAGAAGGAGACCGCCGACCTCGCGTTCCCGAACGAGTGGCTGGTGCCCGGCGTCAACGCCGTGGAGTTCGTCGCCGGCAACGACCACGGCAGCGCCAAGCCGGGCGGCTGCGACAACTTCGACGACTTCACGCTGCGCGACTTCCAGCTCCTGCCGACCGACGCGAAGGCGACCCCGCTGACCCGCTCGACCGCGCAGACCACTGTCACCATCGGCTCGGCGAGCTACCCCGCCGGTTCCCAGGTCACCACGTACCTCGGTGACGGCACCTGCGGCAGCAGCTACAACGCGGTGCTGACCAAGGTGGTCCTGTTCGACGTCACCGCGCCTGACGGCGCGGCGCTGCCGGCGCTGGGCATGCGCGCCGACGTGGACACGACCACGATTGCGGACGGCGCGCACACCATCAAGGCGGTCGTCGGGGACAAGACCTCGACGCGGCGCTTCACCACCGACAACACCGCCCCCGAGATCGAGAGCAGCGTGCCGGCGGCCGGGCAGCGGCTGACGTCCACCGTCGCGCTCAACCTCAAGATCAAGGACGCCTCCGGCGTGGTCGGTACGCCTGTCATCACCCTCGACGGCGCGGCCGCCAAGCAGGGCGACCAGATCGGCCACGGCCTGCCGGCCGGTGCGCACGTCATCTCGCTGACGGCGACCGACGCGCTCGGCAACACCGCCACCCGCGAGGTGCGGTTCAGCAGCGCCAGCATCCCGGACGTTCCGACCGAGCTGAACTCGACCGTCAAGAACACCGACCCGCTCTCGGCCGAGTTGTCCGCCCGGATCCCCGGTGCCGAGGGCGTCGGGCTGACCGCCACCTTCACCAAGGCGGACGTGGTCCTGCCGACGGGCGGCTACCAGGGCGAGGCGGCCGACGTGCCGACCACGCTCGACGTGCAGCACGACAAGAACGTTGACGTCGCCTCGCTGCGCCCGCTCGACGGCGCGACAATCGACACCCCGTCCAGCCGTGGGGTGATCTTCCAGCGGTACGACCTGCCGCTCGGGGCGACCAAGCAGGAGCCCACACTGCGCTGGTCGGGCACCATCGACCCGGCGCGGATCGTGGCGCTGCGAGCGTGGGACCCGGCCACCAGGAAGTGGGTAGTCCTGACCAGTTCGCGGGGGCAGGCCGGGCAGGACACCGTCCTGACCGCGCAGATCGAGGCCGGCTACCGCGACGGCGGCGTCGTGCACGTGCTGGTCACCGGCGAGGACCCGTTCGCCGACGACCTGTCGCCGCACGACGCGACGGCGCAGAACGACAAGGACCACTTCGAGGATCCCGCGTCGTACGACTTCTCGCTGGCGCACTTCACCGACACCCAGTACGTCACCGAGGGCGCGGCCGGCGGCACGTACGACGACTTCGACGGCAACGCCGAGCCCTCGGACGTCGAGACTGCCGAGGAGCAGGCGATCTGGTCTGCCGCGTACCGCGACCAGATGCAGTGGATCGCCGACAACGCGGCCAGCCGCAAGATCGCGTACGCCGCGCACACAGGTGACGTCATCGAGAACGACTACTACGACCCGCTGGCCAAGAACCCGGACGGCTCGCTGAAGCGACCCGGTCTGCACGAGCAGGTCGAGAAGGAACTGTCCACCGCCTCCGGCTTCCAGAAGATCCTCGACGACAACGGCGTCGTCAACCAGGTCATCGCGGGCAACCACGACGACCAGTTGGGCGCCGAGACGGGCCCCACGTCCCGGTTCAGCCGGACCTTCAGCGCCGACAGGTACTACGGCACGGCGAAGGGCTGGCCCAAGGGCACCGAATACCACGCGTGGGACGAGAAGACGAACGCCGACGGGTCCGTCACGCCGGGCAGGGACAACCAGAACAACTACCTGCTCTTCTCGGCCGGTGGCCTGGACTTCGTGGCGGTCGGCCTGTCGTACGGCGTCACACCGGCCGAGGCGAAGTGGGCCGACTCGATCTTCAAGCGGTACAAGGACCGCAACGGGATCCTGCTCTCCCACGACTACCTGAAGCCGTCGCCCAACCCCGACGGACGGGGTGCGGACTTCTCCGCACCCGACGGCTCACCGCTGTTCAAGCAGGTAGTCGAGACCAACCCGAACGTCTTCCTGGTCCTCGCCGGTCACGAACACGGCGTCGGCACCAACCTGAAGTCGAAGATCGGCGTCACGGTCAGCCACGACGTCGTCGAGCTGCTCGCGGACTACCAGTTCTACACGGTCACCGCCGCCGAGCTGTGGCCGACGCGGGTCGCCCCGGACGGCACCATCGACGTCAACGGCGACGGCACTCCGGACCACAAGGCCACCGACCGGCTCCAGTTCGGCGCGAGCTTCCTGCGCCTGCTCCAGTTCGACGTGGACCGGGCCGAGATGCACATCGACACGTACTCGCCGTTCCTCAAGAACTTCGGCGCGACCGAGTACGACGTCCGCCAGGACGGCAGCCAGCCGAAGCCGCGCTACAACGGCTCGGAGGACAACCTGACCCTGCCGGTGGACCTCAGCACCCGCAAGACGTCGTTCACCACCGACTCGCTCGCCGCGTACGTGCCGTCCGGCACCATCGGCACCGACGAGGTGACCTCGAACGGCGTCGCCACGGCGACCTGGGACAAGCTGCTGCCGGGCACCTCGTACGGCTGGATCGTCTCCGCGAAGAGCGCGGACGGCGGCGAGGCGGTGGCCCAGCCGGCCGTGTTCACGATCGCCAAGCAGGTCCCGACGATGACAGTCACCGCCGCCCCGACCACCTGGGGCACCGCGGCGACGGTGACGGTGCAGGTCGCGGCCGGCAGCACGCCGGCCACCGGCGCGGTGGAGCTGCGCGAGGGTACGACGGTTCGCGGCTCGGCCACGCTTACCAACGGAACCGCGACGTTCACCCTCCCGGTGGGCCTCGCGGGCGGCCAGCACACGCTCACCGCGTCGTACGCGGGCGACGACCACCTCGCACCTGTGGAGGCCACCGCCGTCCTGACGGTGAACCTGCCGGCGCAGTGGAGTTCGTCGACCGTCTACAACGACGGGGACCGGGTCACCTACCAGGGCCGGGTATTCCGGGCCTCCTGGTACACGAAGAACCAGAAGCCGGGCGCCGACCCCAACGGCGCGTGGCAGGAAATCGCCATGACCGAGGACGGTACGGCGATCTGGACCGCGTCGCGGATCTTCAACTCCGGTGACGTCGCCATGTACGACGGCAGGAAGTGGCGTGCCCAGTGGTACACCCGCAACCAGAAGCCGGGTGACCGCAACGGCTCCTGGGAGGAGATCGCCCCGACCCCACCGGACAACAGCCCGGCGGCCTGGACGCTCACCAGGGTCTACAACGCCGGTGACCGGGTGTCCTTCAAGGGCCACGTGTACGAGGCGAAGTGGTGGACCCGAGGCCAGGAGCCGGGTGACAAGAACGGGCCCTGGAAACTGATCAAGTAG
- a CDS encoding DUF4267 domain-containing protein, protein MLSPLAYGLAVVLNLFVVFIGARFLLVPQAAAAGYGVPARPDGDPAYLTIKGLRDLTFGLIGLALIAFTTADSVAWFMLIVALVPLGDTLIVLRNGGTKAVAFGIHFATALVVLLDAALLFAL, encoded by the coding sequence ATGTTGTCACCCCTGGCCTACGGGCTCGCCGTCGTACTCAACCTCTTCGTCGTCTTCATCGGCGCGCGGTTCCTGCTGGTGCCCCAGGCCGCAGCCGCCGGGTACGGCGTGCCGGCCCGGCCGGACGGCGACCCCGCCTACCTGACGATCAAGGGGCTCAGGGACCTCACCTTCGGGCTCATCGGCCTCGCCCTGATCGCCTTCACCACCGCCGACTCGGTCGCGTGGTTCATGCTGATCGTCGCGCTCGTCCCGCTCGGCGACACACTCATCGTGCTCCGCAACGGCGGAACGAAGGCCGTCGCCTTCGGCATCCACTTCGCCACCGCCCTGGTAGTCCTCCTGGACGCCGCCCTCCTGTTCGCCCTCTAA
- a CDS encoding TetR/AcrR family transcriptional regulator, which translates to MSTQTRRERERAERERAIITAARDLALAEGWDAVTTRRLAAEIEYSQPVLYSHFKGKDAIMAAVAVEGFAELATALATARTSAADPRLAVADVAAAYTTFAEQRPALYDAMFTLTVDLPFASQDVPTDLARGFAELAEAVRPAAGDDDLEAVTETFWSGLHGLVTLMRSGRLRRADHDRRLAVLVARFSR; encoded by the coding sequence ATGTCGACTCAGACGCGCCGGGAGCGCGAGCGGGCGGAACGGGAACGGGCCATCATCACCGCGGCCCGCGACCTGGCCCTGGCGGAAGGCTGGGACGCGGTCACCACTCGCCGGCTCGCCGCCGAGATCGAATACAGCCAGCCCGTCCTCTACAGCCACTTCAAGGGCAAGGACGCCATCATGGCGGCGGTCGCCGTCGAGGGCTTCGCCGAGCTGGCCACCGCCCTGGCCACGGCCCGGACCTCGGCAGCCGACCCTCGGCTGGCGGTCGCCGACGTCGCGGCGGCGTACACCACCTTCGCCGAACAGCGGCCCGCGCTCTACGACGCGATGTTCACCCTCACCGTGGATCTGCCGTTCGCAAGCCAGGACGTTCCGACCGACCTGGCCCGGGGATTCGCCGAGCTGGCCGAGGCCGTGCGACCGGCGGCCGGTGACGACGACCTGGAGGCGGTCACCGAGACGTTCTGGAGCGGCCTGCACGGGCTTGTCACGCTGATGCGCAGCGGCCGGCTCCGCCGCGCCGACCACGACCGGCGACTCGCGGTGCTTGTGGCCCGCTTCTCGCGCTGA
- a CDS encoding DNA repair helicase XPB — translation MSGGPLIVQSDKTLLLEIDHPDAQACRMAIAPFAELERSPEHVHTYRLTPLGLWNARAAGHDAEGVVDSLIKYSRYPVPHALLVDVADTMDRYGRLQLANDPAYGLVLRALDRLVLIEVAKSKKLAGMLGDKIDDDTIRVHPSERGRLKQALLKLGWPAEDLAGYVDGEAHPIELAEAGKDGRKPWTLRSYQREAVEAFWAGGSGVVVLPCGAGKTLVGAAAMAEAKATTLILVTNTVAGRQWKRELIARTSLTEEEIGEYSGERKEIRPVTIATYQVLTSRRGGAFTHLDLFGARDWGLVVYDEVHLLPAPIFRFTADLQARRRLGLTATLVREDGREGDVFSLIGPKRYDAPWKDIESQGWIAPAECVEVRVTLTDAERMSYATAEAEERYRMAATARTKLPVVKALVDRHPDDQVLVIGAYIDQLHQIGEYLDAPIVQGSTTNKERERLFDAFRTGEIRTLVISKVGNFSIDLPEAAVAIQVSGTFGSRQEEAQRLGRVLRPKADGRQAHFYTVVSRDTIDTEYAAHRQRFLAEQGYAYTIVDADDVLGPTLPTFD, via the coding sequence GTGAGTGGTGGACCCCTGATCGTGCAGTCGGACAAGACCCTACTGCTGGAGATCGACCACCCCGACGCGCAGGCCTGCCGGATGGCGATAGCTCCCTTCGCCGAGCTGGAGCGCTCTCCGGAGCACGTGCACACGTACCGGCTGACTCCGCTCGGGCTGTGGAACGCCCGGGCGGCGGGGCACGACGCCGAGGGCGTGGTCGACTCGCTGATCAAGTACTCCCGCTACCCGGTGCCGCACGCGCTGCTCGTCGACGTGGCCGACACGATGGACCGGTACGGCCGGCTCCAGCTCGCCAACGACCCGGCGTACGGGCTGGTGCTGCGGGCGCTCGACCGGCTGGTGCTGATCGAGGTGGCCAAGAGCAAGAAGCTCGCCGGGATGCTCGGCGACAAGATCGACGACGACACGATCCGGGTGCACCCGTCCGAGCGGGGCCGGCTCAAGCAGGCGCTGCTCAAGCTGGGTTGGCCTGCGGAGGACCTGGCCGGCTACGTCGACGGCGAGGCGCACCCGATCGAGCTGGCCGAGGCCGGCAAGGACGGGCGCAAGCCGTGGACGCTGCGGTCGTACCAGCGGGAGGCCGTGGAGGCGTTCTGGGCCGGCGGGTCGGGCGTGGTGGTGCTGCCCTGCGGCGCCGGCAAGACACTTGTCGGCGCGGCGGCGATGGCCGAGGCGAAGGCGACGACGCTGATCCTGGTCACCAACACGGTCGCCGGCCGGCAGTGGAAGCGGGAGCTGATCGCCCGCACGTCGCTGACCGAGGAGGAGATCGGCGAGTACTCGGGCGAGCGCAAGGAGATCCGACCGGTCACCATCGCCACGTACCAGGTGCTCACCTCGCGGCGCGGCGGCGCGTTCACCCACCTGGACCTGTTCGGCGCCCGTGACTGGGGCCTGGTCGTCTACGACGAGGTGCACCTGCTGCCCGCGCCGATCTTCCGGTTCACCGCGGACCTTCAGGCCCGCCGTCGGTTGGGCCTCACTGCCACTCTGGTACGCGAGGACGGCCGCGAGGGTGACGTGTTCAGCCTGATCGGGCCGAAGCGCTACGACGCGCCGTGGAAGGACATCGAGTCGCAGGGCTGGATCGCCCCGGCCGAGTGTGTCGAGGTCCGGGTGACCCTGACCGACGCGGAACGCATGTCGTACGCGACGGCGGAGGCCGAGGAGCGCTACCGGATGGCGGCGACCGCCCGCACCAAGCTGCCGGTGGTGAAGGCGCTCGTCGACAGGCACCCGGACGACCAGGTGCTGGTGATCGGCGCGTACATCGACCAGTTGCACCAGATCGGCGAGTACCTCGACGCGCCGATCGTGCAGGGCTCGACCACGAACAAGGAGCGGGAGCGGCTCTTCGACGCGTTCCGCACCGGGGAGATCCGCACGCTGGTGATCTCCAAGGTCGGCAACTTCTCGATCGACCTGCCCGAGGCGGCGGTGGCGATCCAGGTGTCGGGCACGTTCGGGTCGCGCCAGGAGGAGGCGCAGCGGCTGGGCCGGGTGCTTCGGCCGAAGGCCGACGGCCGGCAGGCGCACTTCTACACGGTGGTCTCCCGGGACACGATCGACACGGAGTACGCGGCGCACCGGCAGCGCTTCCTCGCCGAGCAGGGGTACGCGTACACGATCGTCGACGCCGACGACGTCCTCGGCCCGACCCTGCCGACCTTCGACTGA